A single window of Nitrospiraceae bacterium DNA harbors:
- a CDS encoding circularly permuted type 2 ATP-grasp protein: MAAFPFPEPPDSLSQPNTMYPPQQDTFDELVASDGSVRPHWQNLLKQFESLDATQRRLAHETAARMLKDDGVTYLASQSERQRDRPWQLDLFPLLISQEEWQHLEAGLIQRARLLNHILSDLYGPQQLLKNGTLPPAVVFGNPQFLQPCHGVPVAGGTYLHFLAFDVARAPDGKWWVLRDRTEAPTGAGFALENRIIVSRSLPNLFARTQVQRLSSFFQTFSESFLQFSQREDPLAVVLSPGPGNMAYFEHAYLARYLGYPIVEGSDMTVRDERLFLKTVDGLKPVDLVLRRIYSDLCDPLELMTESLTGIPGLLQAIRAGHVTLANALGSGLIESEVILSFLPTLSKFFFGEGLKIPSVATWWCGQANERAYVLDNMNRLLIRRVLTPKRGLTHDRLSSFGPDLTEEDRGALAQAIARRGHEYVGREIVSPSTTPFWTSQDELKPVPMTVRIYLTATKDGYTVMPGGLARVSVRSDPRGHWHEPGDFSKDTWVQSNGPLDIPAAVTLPHHTLRLRRGGRDLPSRTADNLFWLGRYTERAEGAIRLLRSLVSRLSGEAGIGDDPETLHRLVSLLVMQKHLSPRRAKRAVEGGAGAVEAELRTILFDPDSPDGLATILQNVRRTAELVRHRLSLDTWNILMELTSVPKDWAQTKGQSIDDAIRLLSRMIQHLAALNGMVMENMTRSYAWRFLEMGRRLERVRHLSKLIRHLTSRGTPETTGALNLLLELADASITYRTRYKAEAKLAAVLDLLLADDTNPRSIIFQLLTVESHINALPREEASASINPAQRITTRGCTDIRLADMMELAQFTTKTGVRVNLERLLKQLDQHVHQLSDVVAHTFFSHSLAQRISGPQWLEGIP, from the coding sequence ATGGCGGCATTCCCTTTTCCCGAACCACCGGACTCCCTCTCCCAACCCAACACCATGTACCCGCCTCAACAGGACACCTTTGATGAACTCGTGGCGTCGGACGGGTCTGTTCGTCCGCATTGGCAAAATCTGTTGAAACAATTCGAGAGCCTGGACGCTACCCAACGCCGTCTGGCTCATGAAACCGCCGCGCGAATGTTGAAAGATGACGGCGTGACCTATCTTGCCAGTCAGAGTGAACGACAACGGGACAGACCCTGGCAGCTTGACTTATTCCCACTGTTAATCAGCCAGGAGGAATGGCAACATCTTGAAGCAGGCCTGATTCAACGAGCCCGTCTCCTCAACCATATCTTGAGCGATTTGTATGGCCCGCAACAATTGCTGAAAAACGGAACCTTACCCCCTGCTGTGGTGTTCGGGAATCCCCAGTTTTTGCAGCCCTGCCATGGCGTCCCTGTGGCAGGAGGCACCTATTTACATTTTCTGGCATTCGATGTGGCGAGAGCCCCCGACGGGAAATGGTGGGTCTTGCGTGATCGCACCGAAGCACCCACCGGTGCCGGATTTGCTCTCGAAAATCGCATTATTGTCTCACGGTCTTTACCCAACCTGTTTGCCCGAACACAGGTCCAACGACTTTCTTCTTTTTTCCAGACCTTCAGCGAGAGTTTTCTCCAGTTCTCCCAACGGGAAGATCCCCTGGCGGTAGTGCTCTCGCCGGGCCCGGGAAATATGGCGTATTTTGAGCACGCCTATCTGGCCCGGTATCTGGGATACCCGATCGTCGAAGGCTCGGACATGACCGTACGCGATGAACGGCTGTTCCTGAAAACGGTCGATGGTCTGAAGCCCGTTGATCTGGTCTTACGCCGGATTTATTCGGACTTGTGCGACCCCCTGGAATTGATGACCGAATCCCTAACGGGTATCCCAGGATTGCTCCAAGCCATTCGAGCCGGACACGTCACATTAGCCAATGCGCTCGGAAGTGGATTGATCGAAAGCGAGGTCATCTTAAGCTTTCTACCGACATTATCCAAATTCTTTTTTGGTGAAGGACTTAAAATTCCCAGTGTTGCCACCTGGTGGTGTGGACAGGCCAACGAGCGCGCCTATGTGCTCGATAATATGAACCGATTATTAATTCGTCGTGTCTTGACACCCAAGCGTGGCCTCACGCACGACCGTCTCTCCTCCTTCGGGCCTGACTTGACCGAGGAAGACCGTGGAGCCCTGGCTCAAGCCATTGCCCGGCGTGGACATGAATACGTGGGACGGGAAATCGTTTCGCCCTCCACGACTCCCTTTTGGACATCTCAGGATGAGCTCAAACCGGTCCCAATGACTGTCCGCATCTATCTGACAGCCACGAAGGACGGCTATACCGTCATGCCTGGTGGACTCGCTCGCGTGTCGGTTCGATCGGATCCCCGTGGGCACTGGCATGAACCCGGTGATTTCAGTAAAGACACCTGGGTGCAGTCGAATGGTCCTCTTGATATTCCGGCAGCCGTCACGCTGCCCCATCATACGCTTCGGCTTCGGCGGGGAGGACGGGATTTACCCAGCCGAACCGCTGACAATCTCTTCTGGCTGGGACGTTACACCGAACGCGCTGAAGGCGCGATCCGTTTATTACGAAGCCTGGTGTCACGCCTGAGCGGAGAGGCGGGAATCGGAGATGATCCTGAGACCCTGCATCGCTTGGTCTCACTACTCGTGATGCAGAAACATTTATCGCCCCGTCGCGCCAAACGGGCCGTGGAAGGGGGAGCCGGCGCGGTGGAGGCGGAACTTCGGACAATTTTATTTGACCCGGATTCGCCGGACGGCTTGGCAACCATTCTCCAGAATGTGCGACGCACCGCAGAATTGGTTCGCCACCGGTTATCCCTCGACACCTGGAATATTCTCATGGAGCTCACCAGCGTGCCAAAGGATTGGGCTCAGACAAAAGGACAAAGCATCGACGATGCGATTCGACTGTTGAGCCGGATGATTCAACATCTGGCAGCGCTCAACGGCATGGTCATGGAAAATATGACCCGCAGCTATGCCTGGCGTTTTCTGGAAATGGGACGGCGGCTGGAACGCGTGAGACATTTATCCAAACTCATCCGTCATCTAACATCACGGGGCACGCCGGAAACGACCGGCGCCCTCAATCTGCTGCTGGAATTAGCCGACGCCTCCATTACCTACCGAACCCGATACAAGGCTGAAGCCAAACTGGCTGCAGTCTTGGATTTACTTTTGGCGGATGATACCAACCCTCGTTCAATTATCTTCCAGTTATTGACGGTCGAGTCACACATCAACGCATTGCCTCGAGAGGAAGCCTCTGCTTCCATCAACCCGGCACAGCGGATTACCACACGCGGATGCACGGATATTCGACTGGCCGACATGATGGAACTTGCTCAATTCACGACCAAAACCGGCGTGCGAGTCAATCTTGAACGACTACTCAAGCAACTGGATCAACATGTGCACCAACTCTCCGATGTGGTGGCTCACACCTTTTTCAGTCATTCATTGGCCCAACGGATTTCAGGACCTCAATGGCTTGAGGGCATTCCATGA
- a CDS encoding circularly permuted type 2 ATP-grasp protein — protein MKPGFDEMFESAGVPRRHYRRLVERLRNFSSKDLELKRRQADQAFLRQGITFTVYGDLQQTEKIFPFDLMPRIIPDLEWRVIEEGIRQRVMALNMFLVDLYSEQRILNDHVVPRDLIESSVHFQKDLVGFCPPKEVFIHVSGIDLVRNHEGQYYVLEDNLRTPSGVSYVLENRLVMKQLFPNLFADMQVRPVDQYPTQLLENLKWLAPLSKENPTVVLLTPGVFNSAYFEHCFLSLQMGIQMVEGRDLVVESDDKVYMKTTQGLEQVDVIYRRVDDAFLDPEVFRKDSVLGVPGLVRAYRAGNVGLANGIGNGIADDKAVYTFVPKMIDYYLSEKPILQNVPTYLCGNPEDRKYVLEHLGSLVVKAVAESGGYGMLMGPSSTKAEQEEFRKKIERDPRSYIAQPVVTLSHHPCVVDGEENMRLVGRHVDLRPFVLWGEEISLSLGGLTRVALKEGSLVVNSSQGGGSKDTWVLYGDE, from the coding sequence ATGAAGCCGGGATTCGATGAAATGTTCGAGTCGGCCGGTGTTCCACGCCGTCATTACCGGCGTCTCGTGGAACGGCTACGGAATTTTTCTTCGAAGGATCTGGAATTGAAACGGCGTCAGGCCGATCAGGCGTTTTTGAGGCAGGGGATTACGTTTACCGTCTATGGCGATCTCCAGCAAACGGAGAAGATTTTTCCTTTTGATCTGATGCCGCGAATCATCCCGGATCTCGAATGGCGAGTCATTGAAGAGGGAATCCGTCAGCGCGTCATGGCCCTGAATATGTTTTTAGTGGACTTATATAGCGAGCAACGGATCCTTAACGATCACGTGGTGCCTCGTGACCTCATAGAAAGTTCCGTGCATTTTCAGAAAGATTTAGTGGGATTTTGTCCTCCCAAAGAGGTGTTCATCCATGTGTCGGGAATTGATTTGGTCCGGAACCATGAAGGCCAATACTATGTCCTGGAGGATAATCTCCGGACACCATCAGGCGTGTCGTACGTTCTCGAAAACCGACTGGTCATGAAGCAACTGTTTCCCAACCTGTTTGCCGACATGCAAGTCCGGCCTGTCGATCAATATCCGACACAACTCCTGGAGAATCTCAAGTGGCTGGCTCCCCTGAGTAAAGAAAATCCGACCGTCGTCCTTCTGACTCCCGGTGTATTTAACTCCGCCTACTTTGAACATTGCTTTTTATCGTTACAAATGGGGATTCAAATGGTGGAAGGCCGGGATCTGGTGGTGGAATCGGATGATAAGGTCTATATGAAGACGACCCAGGGTCTTGAACAGGTGGATGTGATTTATCGCCGGGTGGATGATGCCTTCCTCGATCCTGAAGTGTTTCGAAAAGATTCCGTGTTAGGCGTTCCCGGCCTGGTCCGGGCCTATCGAGCGGGGAATGTGGGCCTGGCCAATGGCATCGGGAACGGGATCGCCGACGATAAAGCGGTGTATACCTTTGTGCCGAAAATGATCGACTACTATTTAAGCGAGAAACCTATTCTGCAAAATGTGCCCACCTATTTGTGCGGCAATCCGGAAGATCGGAAATACGTATTGGAACACCTGGGATCGTTGGTTGTGAAAGCCGTGGCGGAATCAGGCGGATATGGGATGTTGATGGGACCCAGTTCGACCAAAGCCGAACAGGAGGAGTTTCGGAAGAAAATAGAGAGGGACCCGCGAAGTTACATTGCTCAGCCGGTGGTGACTCTCTCGCATCATCCGTGTGTCGTGGATGGAGAAGAGAATATGCGATTGGTCGGGCGGCATGTCGATCTTCGGCCGTTTGTGCTCTGGGGGGAAGAGATTTCCTTGTCGTTGGGAGGATTGACCCGTGTCGCCTTGAAGGAAGGCTCTCTTGTCGTGAATTCT
- a CDS encoding transglutaminase family protein, which produces MALHVALNHQTHYHYDRRVQMGPHVIRLRPAPHSRTPILSYALKIEPSGYFLNWQQDPHGNYLARIIYPEKVQEFHVEVDLVADMVIYNPFDFFLEPDAETLPFNYDPLVKEDLLPYLAKEPLGPRLQEWLRQFTAPHDDPTVPFLMSLNQQLKSQIDYVVRMEPGVQTPDETLELGRGSCRDTGWLLVQILRHLGIASRFVSGYLIQLVADVKSLDGPSGTDRDFTDLHAWVEAYLPGAGWVGLDATSGLLAGEGHIPLACTPHPLTAAPISGAMEICATTFSHEMSVTRIVETPRVTKPYTEEQWQAIDHFGQRLDQELAANDVRLTIGGEPTFISIDHPDAPEWNTEAVGETKRPLAANLIKRLRERFAPGGLLHFGQGKWYPGEPLPRWAFSLFWRQDGKPIWQEDQLFAEENQASNISADDANHFIQGIAKRVEVGTKTIQPVYEDPWHFIGQERKLPENLEPATNNLDDPMARARLAKVYERGLGKPAGYVLPLQRWNAKDGQRRWVTAAWTTRSQHLFLVPGDSPIGFRLPLPSLPVIDPKDYPYIIPTDPFDIRGPLPDPIQESSLQEHRLQKLQGEGGQHDPAQVIMGQKSGIGAGGVVRASLTVEPRNGHLCVFMPPLESAEDYLDLVAVIKDTAAELNQPIHLEGYTPPYDPRINVLKITPDPGVLEVNIHPAKNWADMVAITTAIYEEARLCRLGTEKFMLDGRHTGTGGGNHVVMGGNTPADSPFLRRPDLLRSMIAYWQRHPSLSYVFSGLFIGPTSQAPRIDEARHDSLYELELGFAQVPAPNVGTPPPPWLVDRIFRNLLIDVTGNTHRTEICIDKLYSPDGPTGRLGLVEFRAFEMPPHERMSLAQQVLLLALVARFWKTPDQGNLVRWGTQLHDRFMLPHFLAQDLHEVIQDMNRAGYELQDDWFAPHLEFRFPLFGSINYGSLVMEVRQALEPWHVMGEQGAPGGTVRYVDSSVERLQIKLSGLTENRYIITCNGKRVPMIPTGRQGEAVGGVRYRAWQPPNCLHPKIGIDAPLTFDIYDQWAGRAVAGCTYHVAHPGGRNFEHFPVNAYEAESRRLARFHTFGHTAGPYAEPPDTSRPEFPCTLDLRWPA; this is translated from the coding sequence ATGGCACTCCACGTCGCACTCAATCACCAAACGCATTATCACTACGATCGCCGCGTTCAGATGGGACCTCACGTCATCCGATTGCGGCCGGCTCCCCATAGCCGGACTCCCATTCTAAGTTACGCACTCAAGATTGAGCCCAGCGGTTATTTCCTGAACTGGCAACAGGATCCTCACGGTAACTATCTGGCACGGATTATTTATCCTGAAAAGGTTCAAGAATTTCATGTGGAAGTCGACCTCGTGGCCGACATGGTCATCTATAATCCCTTTGATTTTTTTCTGGAGCCGGACGCCGAGACACTCCCCTTCAACTATGATCCCCTGGTCAAAGAGGACCTGCTGCCGTATTTGGCCAAAGAACCACTAGGCCCGCGACTGCAAGAATGGCTGCGTCAGTTCACCGCGCCACACGATGATCCGACCGTTCCCTTTTTAATGAGTCTCAATCAGCAACTGAAGTCTCAAATCGACTATGTCGTCCGCATGGAACCCGGTGTGCAAACTCCTGATGAAACATTGGAACTGGGACGTGGATCGTGCCGGGACACCGGTTGGCTCCTCGTGCAGATCCTTCGCCACCTGGGCATTGCCAGTCGATTCGTCTCCGGCTATTTAATCCAACTTGTTGCCGACGTGAAATCCTTGGACGGTCCGTCCGGTACCGATCGGGACTTTACAGACCTTCACGCCTGGGTGGAAGCTTATCTGCCTGGGGCCGGATGGGTGGGATTGGATGCCACGTCCGGCCTGTTGGCTGGAGAAGGTCACATCCCGCTGGCCTGCACACCTCACCCTCTGACCGCTGCGCCGATTAGTGGAGCGATGGAGATTTGTGCAACGACGTTTTCTCATGAAATGTCGGTCACCCGTATTGTGGAAACGCCACGGGTGACCAAGCCCTACACAGAAGAACAATGGCAGGCGATTGATCATTTTGGACAACGACTGGACCAGGAATTAGCAGCCAACGATGTCCGGCTCACGATCGGAGGAGAACCCACCTTTATCTCCATTGATCATCCCGATGCTCCCGAATGGAATACCGAGGCTGTCGGTGAGACGAAACGACCATTGGCGGCGAATCTCATCAAACGCTTACGGGAGCGTTTCGCCCCTGGAGGACTTCTGCACTTTGGCCAAGGGAAATGGTATCCCGGCGAACCCTTGCCCCGCTGGGCCTTTAGCCTCTTTTGGCGGCAGGATGGAAAACCGATCTGGCAGGAAGACCAACTCTTTGCGGAGGAAAATCAGGCCTCAAACATTTCCGCCGATGATGCTAACCACTTCATTCAGGGAATCGCTAAGCGGGTAGAGGTGGGCACCAAGACCATTCAACCCGTCTATGAAGATCCCTGGCATTTCATCGGTCAGGAACGCAAGCTGCCGGAAAATCTCGAACCGGCCACCAATAATCTCGACGACCCCATGGCTCGTGCCCGGCTCGCTAAGGTGTATGAACGCGGTCTGGGCAAACCGGCAGGCTATGTTCTGCCATTGCAACGCTGGAATGCCAAAGACGGACAACGTCGCTGGGTCACCGCGGCGTGGACCACACGCAGTCAGCACCTGTTTTTGGTTCCGGGTGACTCGCCGATCGGTTTTCGACTGCCCCTGCCATCATTACCGGTCATTGATCCCAAAGACTATCCTTACATTATTCCAACGGACCCATTCGACATTCGAGGACCCTTACCCGATCCGATTCAGGAATCCTCCCTTCAGGAACACCGGCTTCAGAAACTACAGGGAGAAGGGGGGCAGCATGATCCGGCTCAAGTGATCATGGGGCAGAAGAGCGGGATCGGCGCAGGAGGTGTGGTTCGCGCATCGCTCACAGTGGAACCTCGAAACGGGCACCTCTGCGTATTCATGCCGCCTCTGGAATCGGCAGAAGATTACCTTGATCTGGTCGCCGTCATTAAGGACACGGCTGCGGAATTAAACCAGCCAATTCACTTGGAAGGCTACACGCCCCCCTATGACCCTCGTATCAACGTTTTGAAAATCACTCCTGATCCTGGAGTGCTCGAGGTGAACATCCACCCCGCGAAAAATTGGGCGGACATGGTCGCGATTACCACGGCCATCTATGAAGAAGCGAGACTCTGCCGATTAGGCACGGAAAAGTTCATGCTGGATGGACGACACACGGGAACCGGGGGAGGCAATCATGTGGTCATGGGAGGCAACACCCCGGCCGACAGTCCTTTTCTGCGTCGGCCCGATCTCCTGCGCAGCATGATCGCTTACTGGCAACGGCATCCTTCCCTCTCCTATGTGTTTTCCGGTCTCTTCATCGGCCCGACCAGTCAGGCTCCTCGCATCGATGAAGCCCGTCATGATTCCTTGTACGAGCTGGAACTGGGATTTGCGCAGGTCCCCGCTCCCAACGTCGGGACACCACCACCTCCATGGTTGGTCGATCGGATCTTTCGAAATTTGCTCATTGATGTCACAGGGAATACCCATCGGACGGAAATTTGTATCGACAAACTCTACTCTCCGGATGGCCCGACCGGCCGACTCGGACTGGTAGAATTCCGGGCCTTCGAAATGCCGCCCCACGAACGCATGAGTCTGGCTCAACAGGTTCTGCTCCTGGCCCTCGTTGCGCGTTTCTGGAAAACTCCGGACCAGGGAAACCTCGTTCGATGGGGAACCCAACTTCATGATCGTTTTATGCTACCCCACTTTCTCGCTCAGGATCTCCATGAAGTCATCCAGGATATGAATCGCGCCGGGTACGAACTGCAGGACGACTGGTTCGCGCCTCACCTGGAGTTCCGTTTTCCCCTCTTTGGTTCAATCAACTATGGCAGTCTGGTGATGGAAGTTCGGCAGGCTCTGGAACCCTGGCATGTGATGGGAGAGCAAGGGGCACCCGGCGGCACAGTCCGATATGTGGATTCCTCGGTCGAACGTCTACAGATCAAATTGTCCGGCTTAACTGAAAACCGTTATATTATCACCTGCAATGGCAAACGCGTGCCCATGATACCAACCGGACGGCAAGGAGAGGCAGTCGGCGGCGTGCGATATCGAGCCTGGCAGCCTCCGAACTGTTTGCATCCGAAGATCGGAATTGACGCCCCGTTAACTTTTGATATTTACGATCAATGGGCCGGGCGGGCGGTTGCCGGATGCACCTATCACGTGGCTCACCCGGGCGGAAGAAACTTTGAACATTTCCCCGTCAACGCCTATGAAGCCGAAAGCCGTCGGTTGGCCAGGTTTCATACCTTTGGTCATACCGCCGGACCCTATGCCGAACCACCGGATACCTCTCGCCCGGAATTTCCTTGCACACTTGACCTCCGATGGCCTGCCTAA